From the genome of Muricauda sp. SCSIO 64092, one region includes:
- the ggt gene encoding gamma-glutamyltransferase produces MRKLTVLLSLLLFVHCKQAPIIPTGLVTEKAMVVSAREEASKIGVAIMEKGGNAFDAMVATELALAVAYPFAGNLGGGGFMVYRKKNGEVGGLDYREKAPLAAHRDMYLDSLGNVIPNMSTVGATAVGVPGTVAGVFEVHEKFGSLPIATILKPIIALAKKGVVVTEKQAKRLEGYRERFIEVNGDSTKFAHPFKAGDTIKYPALAATLTKLSVEGKDGFYTGEIAKKLADFIQGRGGFITTEDLEKYEAVWRQPIIFEYKDLKIISMSPPSSGGVTMNQMFKMMEPYAIGDYGHNSTKAIQLFTEAARRAYADRNYFLGDPDFVDIPIDLLVGQNYLAERFSDFSFEAATPSERVSHGVVEVVESMETTHYSIVDDEGNAISATTTLNGGYGSKLYHPELGFFLNNEMDDFSSKIGVPNMFGLIGAEANSIAPEKRMLSSMTPTIVEKDGALYMVVGTPGGSTIITAVAQTILNVYEFNLSMQEAVNAPRFHHQWLPDMIMFEEEGFSTELKEELKSKGYPILEGRTRIIGKVDAIRILPDGQLEGGADKRGDDKAMGF; encoded by the coding sequence ATGCGCAAGCTAACAGTACTGCTTTCCTTACTCCTTTTCGTTCATTGCAAACAGGCTCCCATAATCCCCACCGGCTTGGTCACCGAGAAAGCCATGGTGGTCTCCGCTCGCGAAGAAGCATCCAAAATTGGAGTCGCTATTATGGAGAAAGGCGGAAATGCCTTTGATGCCATGGTCGCTACGGAATTGGCTTTGGCGGTTGCCTACCCTTTTGCTGGAAATCTTGGCGGTGGTGGGTTTATGGTATATCGGAAAAAAAATGGTGAAGTAGGTGGTTTGGATTACAGGGAGAAAGCACCATTGGCCGCCCATAGGGATATGTATCTGGATTCTTTGGGCAATGTAATTCCGAATATGAGTACGGTTGGCGCAACCGCGGTGGGTGTTCCGGGAACAGTGGCCGGTGTTTTTGAAGTACATGAAAAATTTGGTTCCCTACCCATCGCAACTATACTAAAACCTATCATTGCCCTTGCAAAAAAAGGGGTTGTGGTCACGGAAAAACAGGCAAAACGGCTGGAAGGATACCGAGAGCGTTTTATTGAAGTCAATGGGGATAGCACCAAATTCGCACATCCCTTTAAAGCTGGGGACACCATTAAATATCCTGCCCTGGCCGCCACATTGACCAAATTGTCGGTTGAAGGAAAAGACGGGTTCTATACCGGTGAAATTGCAAAAAAATTAGCTGATTTTATCCAAGGGAGAGGCGGTTTTATCACCACCGAGGATTTGGAAAAATATGAAGCCGTATGGAGACAGCCGATTATTTTTGAATATAAGGACCTGAAAATCATAAGTATGAGTCCGCCCAGTAGCGGTGGCGTTACCATGAACCAAATGTTCAAAATGATGGAGCCCTATGCCATTGGTGACTATGGACACAACTCCACCAAGGCCATTCAGCTGTTTACCGAAGCGGCTCGAAGGGCCTATGCCGACCGAAACTACTTCCTGGGCGACCCGGATTTTGTTGATATCCCAATAGATCTTTTGGTTGGCCAAAACTATCTGGCGGAGCGGTTTTCCGACTTTTCCTTTGAAGCAGCAACCCCCTCAGAACGTGTTTCCCATGGTGTCGTGGAGGTTGTGGAAAGTATGGAAACCACCCACTACTCCATTGTTGATGATGAAGGAAATGCCATATCGGCCACCACCACTTTGAATGGGGGCTATGGCTCCAAGCTTTACCATCCCGAATTGGGCTTCTTTTTGAACAATGAAATGGACGATTTCAGTTCTAAGATCGGGGTGCCAAATATGTTTGGCCTTATTGGAGCGGAGGCCAATAGCATTGCACCGGAAAAACGGATGTTAAGTAGTATGACACCCACTATTGTAGAAAAGGACGGAGCACTCTATATGGTAGTTGGCACACCTGGTGGTTCCACCATCATTACCGCTGTTGCCCAGACCATCCTAAATGTATATGAATTCAATCTGAGTATGCAAGAGGCGGTTAACGCACCTCGTTTTCACCACCAGTGGTTACCGGATATGATCATGTTTGAAGAGGAAGGCTTTTCCACGGAGCTAAAGGAGGAACTCAAATCCAAAGGGTATCCCATTTTGGAAGGGAGGACCCGTATTATTGGTAAGGTGGATGCCATTCGCATATTGCCCGATGGCCAATTGGAAGGAGGAGCCGATAAACGTGGGGATGATAAAGCAATGGGGTTTTAA
- a CDS encoding RimK family alpha-L-glutamate ligase: MAGLDVVLLTADAYLDTETQNPLARNVVLEDGLVAEALKNEGLNLDIKSWSDPLFDWNSTDYVLIRTPWDYFERFEDFMLWFQTTSKQTKFINSAALIHWNIDKNYLKELQERGIRLPNTYFIPSASNSSLEEAMALAEQQFGHKCNTWVLKPCIAAGAFNTYKFSTEQAKGYQERYKKLIQKQDFMLQEFQQSVVRKGEISLMLFNGEYSHAVLKKAKPGDFRVQDDYGGTVELYEASNKEIAFAQEVVQVCKEMPLYARVDILEDNRGKLALAELEIFEPELWFRFKPNSAKALAHSIKETFFT, translated from the coding sequence ATGGCTGGGTTGGATGTCGTATTACTTACTGCCGATGCGTATTTGGATACGGAAACCCAAAATCCATTGGCGCGCAACGTGGTTTTGGAGGACGGCTTGGTTGCCGAGGCCTTAAAAAACGAAGGGTTGAATTTGGACATAAAATCGTGGTCCGATCCCCTATTTGATTGGAACAGCACGGATTATGTACTGATTCGTACGCCCTGGGACTATTTTGAACGCTTTGAAGATTTTATGCTATGGTTCCAAACCACTTCAAAACAAACCAAGTTCATCAATAGCGCGGCCCTTATCCATTGGAATATTGACAAGAATTATTTGAAGGAACTTCAGGAAAGAGGTATCCGTTTGCCCAATACGTACTTTATTCCCTCGGCTTCAAACAGTTCACTGGAAGAAGCCATGGCCCTCGCCGAACAACAGTTCGGACACAAATGTAATACCTGGGTATTGAAACCCTGTATTGCAGCGGGCGCGTTCAATACGTATAAATTTAGTACGGAACAAGCAAAAGGATATCAAGAGCGGTACAAAAAGCTGATTCAAAAGCAAGACTTTATGCTTCAGGAATTTCAACAAAGTGTTGTGCGCAAAGGGGAAATTTCCTTGATGTTGTTCAATGGCGAGTATTCCCATGCCGTTCTTAAGAAAGCCAAACCCGGTGATTTTCGTGTACAGGATGATTATGGGGGTACGGTGGAATTGTACGAAGCTTCGAACAAAGAAATTGCCTTTGCCCAAGAGGTAGTTCAGGTATGCAAGGAAATGCCATTGTATGCCCGGGTAGATATTTTGGAAGACAATAGGGGAAAACTCGCTTTGGCCGAATTGGAAATTTTTGAGCCTGAACTTTGGTTCCGGTTTAAACCCAATTCCGCAAAAGCACTGGCCCATTCGATAAAAGAAACTTTTTTTACATGA
- a CDS encoding DUF3124 domain-containing protein encodes MLKGHGIVFALGMLSLCFLGACNPKNEPPKGVDLSKHAAKINSEASLEKGSSYLSVYSDVYSYSEQLKHSLTATISLRNLDESNPIYIYRAEYFDTSGKKILDYVPQPIALKPLETINIIIEETDESGGTGANFVFDWAIPKGGIEPLFEAIMISTKGQQGLSFATTGHRIR; translated from the coding sequence ATGCTAAAAGGTCATGGAATTGTTTTTGCACTTGGGATGCTTTCGCTATGTTTTTTAGGGGCGTGCAATCCTAAAAATGAACCGCCCAAAGGGGTTGATCTTTCAAAGCACGCTGCAAAAATCAATTCCGAAGCTTCCCTTGAAAAAGGCAGCAGTTATCTTTCCGTATACTCCGATGTATACAGTTATTCCGAGCAATTAAAACACAGCTTAACGGCAACGATCAGTTTAAGGAACCTGGATGAATCCAATCCAATATACATTTACAGGGCAGAATATTTTGATACCAGTGGAAAAAAGATCCTGGACTACGTACCACAGCCCATTGCATTAAAACCTTTGGAGACCATAAACATCATCATTGAAGAGACTGATGAAAGTGGTGGCACCGGAGCTAATTTTGTTTTCGATTGGGCAATTCCCAAGGGCGGTATTGAACCGTTGTTTGAAGCCATAATGATTTCTACCAAAGGGCAACAAGGGCTTTCCTTTGCCACTACGGGACATCGTATTAGATGA
- a CDS encoding AbiH family protein, whose product MIIGNGFDLAHDLKTRFSDFADHLIENEIVLGLENIVRNAEKSNGLFKRDFIDQILKKTVSEVDLDNYMDVIWWEILQNRPEKVVQYLKEKPSEIQQFISNSLLGKLYDSQYLNWFDIENAYFSELVSFKNEAIKKGIKFDTTNLKKLNEEFAEIKTLLSKYLNSIEITKSPNVQSFFEKHLVNVKNVYIVNFNYTNTIEPYLESFGNGLKYKLNYMHGSLADDDIIFGYGNDKNSDYEEIKELEIDEFLTYFKTFEYQRDSNYNQIYESALESFNVYQILVLGHSLGTTDKTLLAELFNSNRCNRVHLFKRKDLEGDPEKVSQEFIKRNYAASRIFVNEEKLRRKLTNFKDSSFFPE is encoded by the coding sequence ATGATTATTGGCAATGGTTTTGACCTTGCCCACGATTTAAAAACCCGTTTTTCAGATTTTGCAGATCACTTAATAGAAAATGAAATTGTACTTGGTCTTGAAAATATTGTTAGGAATGCAGAGAAAAGTAATGGTTTATTCAAACGAGATTTCATAGATCAAATTTTAAAAAAAACTGTTAGTGAGGTTGACCTCGACAATTATATGGATGTGATTTGGTGGGAGATTTTACAGAATAGACCTGAAAAAGTAGTACAATATCTAAAAGAAAAACCATCAGAAATCCAACAGTTTATAAGCAATTCCTTACTTGGAAAACTATATGATAGCCAATATCTAAACTGGTTCGATATTGAAAACGCCTATTTCTCTGAGCTAGTTAGTTTTAAAAATGAGGCAATAAAGAAGGGAATTAAGTTTGATACAACCAATTTGAAAAAGCTAAACGAGGAGTTTGCTGAGATAAAAACTCTATTGTCCAAATACCTTAACTCTATAGAAATAACCAAATCCCCCAATGTCCAGTCTTTTTTCGAAAAACATTTGGTCAATGTAAAAAACGTTTACATCGTTAATTTCAACTATACCAATACCATTGAACCTTATTTGGAAAGTTTTGGAAATGGTTTGAAATATAAATTAAACTATATGCATGGTTCATTAGCGGATGATGATATTATTTTCGGATATGGGAATGACAAGAATTCAGACTATGAAGAAATTAAGGAATTGGAAATCGACGAATTTCTTACCTATTTCAAGACCTTTGAATATCAAAGAGACTCGAATTACAACCAAATTTATGAATCCGCTTTGGAAAGTTTTAATGTCTACCAAATATTAGTGTTGGGGCATTCTTTGGGCACTACAGATAAAACATTACTGGCTGAGTTATTCAACTCTAATAGATGCAATAGAGTTCACCTTTTTAAACGAAAGGACCTAGAGGGCGATCCGGAAAAGGTATCTCAAGAATTCATAAAAAGGAATTACGCTGCAAGTAGGATTTTTGTGAATGAAGAAAAACTAAGAAGGAAACTAACCAATTTTAAAGATAGTTCATTCTTTCCGGAATAG
- the rhuM gene encoding RhuM family protein: MNKGEIILYDDKPSIEIRLYDDTIWLNQKQMAELFDRDSDTIGLHLKNIFSSKELDKKATTEKYSVVQKEGNRQVRRNVLFYNLDAIISVGYRVNSKRGTQFRIWANSVLKEYLVKGYVINEKRLAQKEEEIQILKNGISILGRAIEEKSNDNNEWLRQFAKGLELLDDYDHESLDKKGLTKKKTTYPSLGEYQKLVEQMRKEFDSDVFGKEKDKNFQSSLAQIEKGFGTKDFYPTIEGKAATLLYLITKNHSFIDGNKRIAAACFLKFLSANNMLVSRKGKPIISNDTLASLTLFIASSKPEEMETVKQLVISVLNRNR; encoded by the coding sequence ATGAACAAGGGAGAGATTATATTATATGATGACAAGCCAAGTATAGAAATTCGACTGTATGATGATACCATTTGGTTAAATCAAAAACAAATGGCTGAGTTGTTTGATAGGGATAGTGATACCATAGGTCTGCATTTAAAGAATATTTTTTCTTCTAAAGAATTGGATAAAAAAGCAACTACCGAGAAATACTCGGTGGTTCAAAAAGAGGGAAACAGACAAGTAAGGCGTAACGTACTATTTTATAATCTTGATGCAATAATATCCGTTGGTTACCGTGTAAACTCAAAACGAGGTACTCAATTCAGAATTTGGGCCAATAGTGTTTTAAAGGAATATTTGGTCAAGGGCTACGTTATAAATGAAAAACGGTTGGCTCAAAAAGAAGAAGAAATTCAAATACTTAAAAACGGGATTTCAATACTAGGAAGAGCAATAGAAGAAAAGTCAAATGATAACAATGAGTGGTTAAGACAATTTGCCAAAGGCTTAGAACTACTTGATGATTATGATCATGAGAGTTTAGACAAGAAAGGACTGACGAAAAAGAAGACCACTTACCCGAGCTTGGGAGAATATCAAAAGCTCGTGGAGCAAATGCGTAAGGAGTTTGATTCAGATGTATTCGGGAAGGAAAAGGACAAAAATTTTCAAAGCTCATTAGCGCAGATTGAAAAAGGTTTTGGAACAAAGGATTTCTATCCTACAATAGAGGGAAAAGCTGCAACCTTACTCTATCTGATTACCAAAAACCATTCTTTTATAGATGGTAATAAGCGTATTGCTGCAGCCTGCTTCCTCAAGTTTCTTAGTGCAAACAATATGCTTGTTTCCCGAAAAGGAAAACCCATAATAAGTAATGATACACTGGCAAGCTTAACTCTTTTTATTGCCTCGAGCAAGCCAGAGGAAATGGAAACGGTAAAACAATTGGTAATTAGTGTTTTAAATCGAAATAGATGA
- a CDS encoding transporter substrate-binding domain-containing protein — MTKPLLLFFMTIQFLMGQASKDTLVVAYAPAAPFIIQEDGLLEGINVWLWRQVANDLELEYKLKQMNFSDMLDALKRGDVDVSINPLTITGHRSKDMEFTHSFFASHSSVAVAQESSFQKLRQFIASFFKLNFLKGFLLLLVILLFFGTVAWFFERRGNPEFRKNHKGVWDGLWWSAVTLTTVGYGDKSPRTRGGKIAAMGLMLSGLLFVSGLTASIASSLTVDQLANSNDSFNAFKERKVGTIKGSEARDFLKVHFFKDVEEFEGVVPGLKALKNHQLDAFFELSKP, encoded by the coding sequence ATGACCAAACCATTACTTCTGTTCTTTATGACCATTCAGTTTTTAATGGGACAGGCCTCCAAGGATACCTTAGTGGTGGCCTACGCACCCGCAGCGCCATTTATCATTCAGGAAGATGGCTTGTTGGAGGGAATAAATGTTTGGCTTTGGAGGCAGGTGGCGAACGACCTGGAACTGGAATACAAGCTGAAGCAAATGAATTTCTCCGACATGTTGGATGCCCTAAAACGCGGCGATGTGGATGTGTCCATCAATCCCTTGACCATTACGGGCCATAGAAGTAAGGATATGGAATTTACGCATTCGTTTTTTGCCTCACATTCTTCGGTTGCCGTGGCACAAGAATCCTCTTTTCAAAAACTGCGACAGTTTATTGCTTCGTTCTTTAAGTTGAATTTCCTAAAAGGGTTTTTGCTACTGCTCGTTATTCTACTTTTCTTTGGTACGGTTGCATGGTTTTTTGAACGCAGGGGAAATCCAGAGTTCCGTAAAAACCATAAAGGGGTTTGGGACGGACTATGGTGGTCCGCCGTAACCCTGACCACTGTAGGGTATGGCGATAAATCCCCAAGGACCAGAGGGGGCAAAATTGCAGCAATGGGGCTAATGCTCAGTGGATTGCTCTTTGTTTCCGGGTTAACGGCAAGTATTGCCTCCAGTCTCACGGTCGATCAACTTGCGAACAGCAATGATAGTTTTAATGCATTTAAAGAACGAAAGGTAGGCACTATAAAAGGTTCCGAGGCCAGGGATTTTTTAAAAGTCCATTTTTTTAAGGATGTTGAAGAGTTTGAAGGGGTTGTCCCCGGTCTAAAAGCCTTAAAGAACCATCAATTGGATGCTTTTTTTGAGCTTTCTAAGCCTTAA
- a CDS encoding GNAT family N-acetyltransferase — MIFLTESLDSSHIKKEFSCGKEMLDNYIQKQAGQDVKRKLSACFVFVEEDKIVQGYFTLSNNSIPLEQVPESFKKKLPKSYTSIPTSLLGRLAVDTKFKGKGLGKKLLIEALKRSYLVSKEIGSFAVIVDPIDEDADSFYTKYGFIKLPDSGKMFLSMKTIQQLF; from the coding sequence ATGATTTTTCTAACAGAGAGTTTAGATAGTTCCCATATCAAAAAAGAGTTTTCTTGTGGAAAAGAGATGCTCGACAATTATATTCAAAAACAAGCAGGTCAAGATGTTAAGAGAAAATTATCGGCTTGCTTTGTTTTTGTTGAGGAAGACAAAATAGTGCAAGGATATTTCACCCTATCCAATAATAGTATCCCTCTTGAACAGGTCCCCGAAAGCTTTAAGAAAAAACTTCCCAAATCATATACTTCAATTCCAACAAGTTTACTTGGCAGATTAGCTGTTGACACCAAATTCAAAGGAAAAGGTCTTGGAAAGAAACTTCTAATAGAAGCATTAAAAAGAAGTTATTTGGTTTCAAAAGAGATTGGCTCATTTGCGGTAATTGTGGACCCAATTGATGAAGATGCGGACAGCTTTTACACAAAATATGGTTTTATAAAACTTCCAGATAGCGGTAAAATGTTTTTATCAATGAAAACTATTCAACAACTGTTTTAA
- a CDS encoding DUF1778 domain-containing protein gives MGTEAINEEKARFDTRLPKKQKIFFERAARLGGFRSLTDFVISATQEKAKSIVSDWERVLESQRDSEIFFDAIVNAEKPNKSLIEAAKQYNEAVSE, from the coding sequence ATGGGAACAGAAGCGATTAACGAAGAGAAAGCCAGATTTGATACCAGACTACCTAAGAAGCAGAAAATCTTTTTTGAAAGGGCTGCTAGGTTAGGAGGCTTTCGCAGTTTAACCGATTTTGTTATATCCGCTACCCAGGAAAAAGCAAAGTCAATTGTTAGTGATTGGGAAAGAGTCCTTGAAAGTCAAAGGGACAGCGAAATTTTCTTTGATGCCATTGTAAATGCAGAAAAGCCCAATAAAAGTTTGATTGAAGCTGCTAAACAATACAATGAAGCGGTTTCTGAATGA
- a CDS encoding XRE family transcriptional regulator has protein sequence MENELTLKRFSEIRRDLGYTQAEFAKLLGVSNTTADIERGKTKLSGKVVSELLRQFKINPLWLFGESDAKHLDTAKTSVIPKVVTVDSQDNDNMVLVNAKAAAGYPQNIADTSWYKQLPAFDLPIPEFRNATYRGFQVEGDSMLPNLYPNDWVMARAIEHIDHVSPNKMYVVVLQDSVMVKKIEKRPNSNNITLISTNENYPPYDIKPFQIQEIWEVSSKLTFDLNPTSNHGLLKQLQESMEELKRQLKN, from the coding sequence ATGGAAAATGAATTGACACTTAAAAGGTTTTCTGAAATACGAAGGGATTTGGGCTATACCCAGGCAGAATTTGCCAAGCTATTGGGGGTTTCCAATACCACTGCGGATATTGAACGGGGAAAGACCAAATTGTCCGGTAAGGTGGTTTCGGAATTGTTGCGACAGTTTAAAATAAATCCGTTGTGGTTGTTTGGGGAGAGTGATGCCAAACATCTGGATACTGCCAAAACCAGTGTCATCCCCAAAGTAGTGACCGTAGACAGCCAGGACAATGATAACATGGTTTTGGTCAACGCCAAAGCTGCGGCGGGGTATCCCCAAAACATTGCGGACACCAGTTGGTACAAACAATTACCCGCTTTTGACCTCCCCATTCCAGAGTTTCGTAATGCCACCTATCGAGGTTTTCAGGTGGAAGGGGACAGTATGCTCCCCAATCTGTATCCCAATGATTGGGTGATGGCCCGTGCCATAGAACATATAGATCATGTAAGTCCCAATAAAATGTACGTGGTGGTGCTTCAGGATTCCGTTATGGTCAAAAAAATTGAAAAACGACCGAACTCCAATAACATTACCCTGATATCCACCAATGAAAATTATCCACCGTATGACATCAAACCCTTTCAAATCCAAGAGATTTGGGAAGTCAGTAGTAAACTCACCTTTGATTTGAATCCCACAAGCAACCATGGCCTGCTCAAACAATTGCAGGAATCGATGGAAGAATTAAAGAGACAACTTAAAAACTAG